From Humibacter ginsenosidimutans, a single genomic window includes:
- a CDS encoding flavin monoamine oxidase family protein translates to MSTSPSACSPSCRGTPSAYRTCASISRHRVEEQCGADIADLAAHGLDGDVPDGDEVVFSHGYDELPRALCRGLDVRLGSVVRSIRWTADGVEVRTDDETFRASSAVVTAPLGVLKSGAIEFEPPLPDPVAGAVDRLGMGVFNKIFLQFPRAFWPEDAYALRQLGAPGEHWHSWYDVSAISGQPMLLTFAAGPWGRRVQGWDDAAVVDDVMASLRRMYGAEAPEPVAHWITRWGDDPFSVGSYSYVAAGASHEDHDLAATPVGGVLHLAGEATWGDEPATVEGAFRSGHRAAERILGHGVDLGELFAGLTAR, encoded by the coding sequence ATCTCGACGTCACCGAGCGCGTGCTCGCCCTCATGCCGTGGGACGCCGAGCGCGTACAGAACGTGCGCGAGTATTTCCAGACACCGCGTCGAGGAGCAGTGCGGTGCCGACATCGCCGACCTCGCGGCGCACGGTCTCGACGGCGATGTGCCAGACGGCGACGAGGTGGTGTTCTCGCACGGGTACGACGAACTGCCCCGCGCGCTCTGCCGTGGTCTCGATGTGCGCCTCGGCAGCGTGGTGCGGAGCATCAGGTGGACGGCGGACGGAGTGGAGGTGCGCACCGACGACGAGACGTTCCGCGCGAGCTCCGCGGTCGTCACCGCACCGCTCGGCGTGCTGAAGTCGGGCGCCATCGAGTTCGAGCCGCCGCTTCCCGATCCGGTCGCCGGCGCCGTCGATCGCCTCGGCATGGGCGTGTTCAACAAGATCTTCCTGCAGTTTCCGCGGGCCTTCTGGCCCGAGGATGCCTACGCCCTGCGGCAGCTCGGCGCGCCGGGTGAGCACTGGCACTCCTGGTACGACGTGTCAGCGATCAGCGGACAGCCGATGCTGCTCACGTTCGCGGCCGGTCCATGGGGACGACGCGTGCAGGGCTGGGACGATGCTGCCGTCGTCGACGATGTGATGGCATCCCTTCGCCGGATGTACGGCGCGGAGGCGCCGGAACCCGTCGCGCACTGGATCACCAGGTGGGGCGACGATCCGTTCTCGGTCGGCTCGTACTCCTACGTCGCCGCCGGCGCGTCCCACGAGGATCACGACCTTGCGGCGACCCCTGTCGGCGGGGTCCTGCACCTCGCGGGAGAGGCGACGTGGGGCGACGAACCGGCCACCGTCGAGGGCGCCTTCCGCTCCGGGCACCGCGCGGCCGAGCGCATCCTCGGTCACGGGGTCGACCTCGGAGAGCTCTTCGCGGGCCTCACCGCCCGCTGA
- a CDS encoding DUF559 domain-containing protein encodes MSDSDDPHLGIFSTRRLRDLGHSTGVVRRMIADQRLIRIRPGWFHVPSAHPDAIDAVRIGGILTATSGSRHHGLWTFDDEKLHVLVSRSASRIDVGSPSLQTVRPVCVHWAKGTISRTTPVAEPLQLIVDSAHCQPRVTAVAMADSALNKHCVSQEDLRVRLPRLAHWCDPSCQSGTETKVLLGMLARGVKVRSQFAITGVGRVDLLVGDRLVIECDSAEFHDGYHSIRDYERDHELIRRGYLVLRLEYRHVIDDWERIEAIILEIVRARRHMWRTGVRARGTVFSL; translated from the coding sequence ATGAGCGACAGCGACGATCCGCATCTCGGCATCTTCTCGACAAGACGGCTGAGGGACCTCGGCCATTCGACGGGTGTGGTTCGTCGGATGATCGCCGACCAGCGACTCATTCGCATCCGGCCCGGATGGTTCCACGTGCCCTCGGCTCATCCTGATGCCATCGACGCCGTCCGCATCGGCGGCATCCTCACAGCGACGTCGGGATCCCGTCACCACGGCCTCTGGACGTTCGATGACGAGAAGCTGCACGTGCTCGTCTCGCGCAGTGCATCTCGTATCGACGTGGGGTCCCCGTCGTTGCAAACGGTACGGCCGGTCTGCGTCCACTGGGCGAAGGGGACGATCTCACGGACCACACCCGTCGCCGAGCCACTCCAGCTCATCGTCGACTCCGCACATTGCCAACCGCGCGTGACGGCCGTCGCGATGGCGGATTCCGCCCTGAACAAGCACTGCGTCTCCCAGGAGGACCTTCGTGTGAGACTGCCCCGTCTGGCGCACTGGTGCGATCCCTCGTGTCAGTCCGGAACGGAGACTAAGGTCCTGCTCGGCATGCTGGCACGTGGCGTCAAAGTCCGCTCGCAGTTCGCCATCACTGGCGTGGGCCGCGTCGACCTCCTGGTCGGAGACCGGCTCGTCATCGAGTGCGACAGCGCAGAGTTCCACGACGGGTACCACTCGATCCGCGACTACGAACGCGACCACGAGCTGATCCGCCGTGGCTACCTCGTGTTGCGACTCGAATATCGCCACGTCATCGACGACTGGGAGCGCATCGAGGCCATCATCCTCGAGATCGTGCGGGCGCGCCGGCACATGTGGCGCACCGGCGTCCGCGCCCGCGGCACCGTGTTCTCGCTCTGA
- a CDS encoding TIGR00730 family Rossman fold protein, whose product MSHDSVESDLPDSQGIARLIAAAGIHDDRDLVTRMVETAIGLGVDAPGRLDLKISTAALEEMRAAFRLFAPFSGVKKVTIFGSARTKQQDALYRQTTEVASALAAEGWMVVTGAGPGIMQAAVEGAGPDKSIGVSIRLPFEEHPDASVQEDPNVVTMKYFFTRKLMLVKESSGFICLPGGFGTLDEMFELLTLQQTGKAEPVPIVLLDAPGGTHWKGLARFVDEQLVPSGVIAPDDFERVLITDSVDAAAAEITGFWRNYDSLRWVGDLLVLRLRHEPTDDELSSLNERFGDFAVDGAIRRVEPLRAERQDDDKVLLPRLALRLEPHHVGDLFRLIGAVNALPSAV is encoded by the coding sequence ATGTCCCACGATTCCGTCGAATCCGACCTGCCAGACTCCCAGGGCATCGCGCGTCTGATCGCCGCGGCGGGCATCCACGATGATCGCGACCTCGTCACACGCATGGTCGAGACGGCGATCGGGCTCGGCGTGGATGCGCCGGGCCGCCTCGACCTCAAGATCTCGACCGCCGCGCTGGAGGAGATGCGCGCAGCGTTCCGACTGTTCGCGCCGTTCTCCGGCGTGAAGAAGGTGACGATCTTCGGCTCGGCGCGCACCAAGCAGCAGGATGCCCTCTACCGGCAGACCACCGAGGTCGCGTCCGCGCTCGCCGCCGAGGGCTGGATGGTCGTCACCGGGGCGGGCCCCGGCATCATGCAGGCGGCGGTCGAGGGTGCGGGACCGGACAAGTCGATCGGCGTGTCGATCCGGCTGCCCTTCGAGGAGCATCCGGACGCGTCCGTGCAGGAGGACCCGAACGTCGTGACCATGAAGTACTTCTTCACCCGCAAGCTCATGCTGGTGAAGGAGTCGAGCGGGTTCATCTGCCTGCCGGGCGGCTTCGGCACGCTCGACGAGATGTTCGAGCTGCTCACGCTCCAGCAGACGGGCAAGGCCGAGCCGGTGCCGATCGTGCTGTTGGACGCCCCGGGCGGAACCCATTGGAAGGGTCTCGCGCGCTTCGTCGACGAGCAGCTCGTTCCCTCCGGTGTGATCGCGCCCGACGACTTCGAGCGAGTGCTCATCACCGATTCGGTGGATGCCGCGGCAGCGGAGATCACCGGATTCTGGCGCAACTACGACTCGCTGCGCTGGGTGGGCGATCTGCTGGTGCTGCGTCTGAGGCACGAGCCGACGGATGACGAGCTGTCGTCGCTGAACGAACGCTTCGGAGACTTCGCCGTCGACGGCGCGATCAGGCGCGTCGAGCCCCTCAGGGCGGAGCGGCAGGACGACGACAAGGTTCTGCTGCCACGCCTCGCGCTGCGGTTGGAGCCGCACCATGTCGGGGACCTGTTCCGGCTCATCGGCGCCGTCAACGCGTTGCCGTCGGCAGTTTGA
- a CDS encoding proline--tRNA ligase, which produces MATRLSNFFLRTLREDPADAEVTSHKLLVRAGYIRRQAAGIFAWLPLGLRVKAKIEQIVRDEMAAAGAQEVHFPALMPREAYEATGRWDEYGDLLFRLQDRKGGDYLLAPTHEEAFTLLVKDLYSSYKDLPITIYQIQDKYRDEARPRAGLLRGREFTMKDAYSFDSSDAGLDASYMAQRAAYERIFTRLGLDYVIVQADAGAMGGSRSEEFLHPTPVGEDTFVQSQGGYAANVEAYVTTPPPARSYEKLTPQEVVDTPNTPTIEALVAIANEKHPRPDGRAWTAADTLKNVVLALTDLDGSREIVVVGLPGDREVDLKRAEVAFAPAEVEPATEADFAKHPGLVKGYIGPWSPAGQVLGEESSTGIRYVVDPRVVDGTGWVTGANVEGKHVLGLVAGRDFSWDATVEVAEVLPGDPAPDGSGPVELARGMEIGHVFQLGRKYAEALGLKVLDENGKLVTVTMGSYGIGVTRILAIIAEENNDDKGLIWPESVAPFDVHVVATGKDAAVYEIADGVVDSLEASGFDVLYDDRPKVSPGVKFGDAELIGVPRIVIVGRDAADGVVELWDRRTGERVKVAVDEVADRLAAL; this is translated from the coding sequence CGCACGCTTCGTGAAGACCCGGCCGACGCCGAGGTCACCAGTCACAAGCTGCTCGTGCGCGCCGGGTACATCCGACGCCAAGCAGCGGGCATCTTCGCCTGGCTCCCGCTCGGGCTGCGTGTGAAGGCGAAGATCGAGCAGATCGTCCGTGATGAGATGGCCGCGGCAGGCGCGCAGGAAGTGCACTTCCCTGCCTTGATGCCGCGCGAGGCATACGAGGCGACGGGCCGTTGGGATGAGTACGGCGATCTGCTGTTCCGCCTGCAGGACCGCAAGGGCGGCGACTACCTGCTCGCGCCGACGCACGAGGAAGCGTTCACGCTGCTCGTGAAAGACCTGTACTCGTCGTACAAAGACCTGCCGATCACGATCTATCAGATCCAGGACAAGTACCGCGACGAGGCGCGCCCCCGCGCCGGTCTGCTGCGCGGTCGCGAGTTCACCATGAAGGACGCCTACTCCTTCGACTCGAGCGACGCCGGCCTCGACGCCAGCTACATGGCGCAGCGTGCCGCGTACGAGCGCATCTTCACGCGCCTCGGCCTCGACTACGTCATCGTGCAGGCGGATGCCGGCGCCATGGGCGGATCCCGCAGCGAGGAGTTCCTGCACCCGACCCCCGTCGGCGAGGACACGTTCGTGCAGTCGCAGGGCGGATACGCGGCGAACGTCGAGGCGTACGTCACGACGCCGCCGCCCGCCCGTTCGTACGAGAAGCTGACGCCGCAGGAGGTGGTCGACACCCCGAACACGCCGACCATCGAGGCGCTCGTCGCGATCGCCAACGAGAAGCATCCGCGTCCCGACGGCCGCGCCTGGACCGCAGCCGACACGCTGAAGAACGTCGTGCTCGCATTGACCGATCTCGACGGCAGTCGCGAGATCGTCGTCGTCGGTCTGCCGGGCGACCGCGAGGTCGACCTGAAGCGCGCCGAGGTGGCGTTCGCGCCCGCCGAGGTGGAGCCCGCGACCGAGGCGGACTTCGCGAAGCACCCCGGACTCGTCAAGGGGTACATCGGACCGTGGTCGCCCGCCGGGCAGGTGCTGGGGGAGGAGTCGAGCACGGGCATCCGCTACGTCGTCGACCCCCGAGTGGTCGACGGCACGGGCTGGGTGACGGGCGCGAACGTCGAGGGCAAGCACGTGCTGGGCCTCGTCGCGGGCCGGGACTTCTCATGGGACGCCACGGTCGAGGTCGCAGAGGTGCTGCCCGGCGACCCCGCGCCCGATGGATCGGGCCCCGTGGAGCTCGCGCGCGGCATGGAGATCGGCCACGTGTTCCAGCTCGGCCGCAAGTATGCCGAGGCGCTCGGACTCAAGGTGCTCGACGAGAACGGCAAGCTCGTCACGGTCACGATGGGTTCGTACGGCATCGGGGTCACGCGCATCCTGGCGATCATCGCGGAGGAGAACAACGACGACAAGGGCCTGATCTGGCCGGAGTCTGTTGCGCCGTTCGACGTTCACGTCGTGGCGACGGGCAAGGATGCCGCGGTGTACGAGATCGCCGACGGCGTCGTCGACTCGCTCGAGGCATCCGGCTTCGATGTGCTCTACGACGACCGGCCGAAGGTGTCGCCCGGCGTGAAGTTCGGCGACGCCGAGCTGATCGGTGTGCCGCGCATCGTGATCGTCGGACGGGACGCCGCAGACGGCGTCGTCGAGCTCTGGGACCGTCGCACGGGGGAGCGCGTCAAGGTGGCGGTCGACGAGGTCGCGGATCGGCTCGCCGCGCTCTGA